A genomic region of Miscanthus floridulus cultivar M001 chromosome 3, ASM1932011v1, whole genome shotgun sequence contains the following coding sequences:
- the LOC136544137 gene encoding uncharacterized protein: MLQQLPMDHGGGSSSWRGCRDKESSYGHCSPPHSARCLCLYLLLSLTLLLAVAAALLAVFVTRLKKPAFYLQSFQMDRSFSLTSSNRSANGTAACAVASLVFAAQNLNGIGIRYGATVLDVAYANESVGAMDVPVFYQPPRSANVTVLMHAVLAQRNVTRLLVSELSAQRSYMEIRVAGRIDARTHIMNFPLPKVQFSLDCRFGTNYTDIVLREGIESVMTRKALLVSSLPHLSQKCSIKITMRPRRAKGRSLDDLGC, encoded by the exons ATGCTGCAGCAGCTACCAATGGATCATGGTGGCGGTAGCAGCAGCTGGCGTGGGTGTCGCGACAAGGAGAGCAGCTACGGCCACTGTTCTCCTCCTCACTCAGCTAGATGCCTCTGTCTCTACCTGCTCCTCTCGCTCACCCTcctgctcgccgtcgccgccgcgctgctcgcCGTCTTCGTCACGAGGCTCAAGAAGCCGGCCTTCTACCTGCAGTCCTTCCAGATGGACAGGTCCTTCAGCCTGACGTCGTCGAACCGCAGCGCGAACGGGACGGCGGCGTGCGCGGTGGCGTCGCTGGTGTTCGCGGCGCAGAACCTGAACGGGATCGGGATACGGTACGGCGCGACGGTGCTGGACGTGGCGTACGCGAACGAATCGGTGGGCGCCATGGACGTGCCGGTGTTCTACCAGCCCCCGCGGAGTGCCAACGTGACGGTGCTCATGCACGCCGTGCTCGCGCAGCGGAACGTGACCCGGCTCCTCGTGAGCGAGCTGTCGGCGCAGAGGAGCTACATGGAGATCAGGGTCGCCGGGCGCATCGACGCCCGAACGCACATCATGAACTTCCCTCTTCCGAAAGTTCAG ttttcgCTGGATTGTAGATTTGGAACTAACTACACCGACATTGTGCTACGGGAAGGAATCGAGTCCGTGATGACACGCAAG GCTCTCCTCGTATCTTCACTGCCCCATCTCTCGCAAAAGTGCTCTATCAAGATTACCATGAGGCCAAGACGAGCAAAGGGAAGAAGTCTTGATGATTTAGGTTGCTGA